Below is a window of Yersinia kristensenii DNA.
ACTGAAGCACGAATTTGTCAGCTCAATAAAAAACTAGTACAAAAAATCAAATCATTTTTTTAAATTATCGAGGGTGTTATGCAGAAATTATTTGGTCTGCTGGTCATTATGATCTGTGTGATTGGCGGCTATATTATGTCAGGCGGAATATTATCTTCCTTCTGGCAGCCTGGGGAAATTATTATTATTTTTGGTTCCGGAATTGGTGCCATGATATTGGCGAATCCAGGTTATGTATTAAAAGAAATGTGGTATCAAATTGTTGCAGTAACACGCAAAAGTGAATATACCGCTGATTTTCAGCAGCAATTATTAATGCTGCTCTATGAATTACTGGAAATGGTCGATGAAGGCGGATTAAAGCGCCTTGATGAACATATTGAAGTTCCGGCGAATAGCCCATTATTCCAACGTTATCCGCTTATTTTGCAAGACCACCATTTAGTGACGTTTATTTCCGACAACTTCCGCTTAATGGCGATGGGGAAAATTAATCAGCACGAATTGGAAGGGATCTTAGAACAAGAGCTATCGGCAGTTGAAGAGGAGCTGTTGGTACCATCGCGCTCCTTTCATCGCACCGCAGAAGCCATGCCCGGCTTTGGTATTTGTGCTGCGGTATTGGGCATTATCATCACCATGCAGTCTATTGATGGTTCGATTGCACTGATTGGTATCAAAGTGGCGGCAGCCTTGATTGGTACTTTCCTCGGGGTGTTTATCTGTTATTGCCTGATGGACCCGATGGCTAATGCTATGGAGCAAGAGATGAAAAAGAAGCTGGCGTTCTTTGAATGTGTGCGCATGGTGCTGGTCAATCATGTGGCGGGTAAACCTTCGTTACTGGCGGTAGATGCAGGTCGGAAGATGCTGCCACTGGACAGCAAGCCCACCTTTGCCACACTGGATTCCTGGATTAACAAGTTGATGATGGCAGGCGCGTGATGAGAAGTCATGCCCGAGGTGGGCAAACCACCATAATTAAACGATCCGCCAGAAAACGGCACAGTGGCGGGCATTCTGGCGCATGGAAAGTGGCTTTTGCTGACTTTACCTTAGCGATGATGGCGCTGTTTATGGTGCTATGGATTGTCGGGGTGGTATCGGAGGAAGAGCGGCAAGAAATTGTCGCGCAACTGAATGGGCAAACCATCTTTTCGCAGCAATCCTTTATTTCTATTCCCTCTAAAAGCAAAAGTGGCGGCGGCAAGTTCTCTAACAGCATTGATGGCAAGGAACAAGCGAAAGAAACCAAAAGTAATTTGGCCGTTGAAGTGCCGGATCCAGAACAGTCTCTGGAAGATGTGGTGGATAAATCACGTAAAGAAATGGAAGAGTTATCCCGCATCATTATGCAAATTACATCCGCCTACGATGCGCAATCCAACTTGCAAATGGAGGTGGTGCCACAAGGGCTGCGTATTTTGATTCAGGATGATAAACAGCGCGATATGTTCCAGCGCAGCAGTGCAGTGCTGACTCCATTCTTTGGCCGTTTACTGGCTGAGTTGGCGCCGGCATTTAATGAAATGGACAATAAAATCATTATTACCGGGCATACCGATGCTTCCCGCTATCGTGACCAAGTGATGTACAACAACTGGAATCTTTCTGGTGAGCGGGCGTTGATGGCCCATAAGGCGTTAGTAAAAGGTGGGTTAACTGAGGGGCGAGTATTACAAATTAACGCAATGGCAGATCAGATGCTACTGGACCCGGCTGAACCCCTTGCGGCAAAAAACCGCCGTATTGAAATTATGGTATTAACCAAAACGGCTTCAGACACCTTATATCAATTCTTTGGGAACCACGGAGAGAATGTAGTGAAGCCTGCCGCAAAGAAAGCGGGCTAGTTATGTTCTTTTTTTCACCGTCCAGCTTACCCTCGAGCTTTTAGGGCTGGGCGGTGTTTTTTACATTATGCCCGTCATGCTACAAGCTGAATGCGTTTGCTATCAAGCCCTTCCATGGGCTTCGCCTC
It encodes the following:
- the motA gene encoding flagellar motor stator protein MotA codes for the protein MQKLFGLLVIMICVIGGYIMSGGILSSFWQPGEIIIIFGSGIGAMILANPGYVLKEMWYQIVAVTRKSEYTADFQQQLLMLLYELLEMVDEGGLKRLDEHIEVPANSPLFQRYPLILQDHHLVTFISDNFRLMAMGKINQHELEGILEQELSAVEEELLVPSRSFHRTAEAMPGFGICAAVLGIIITMQSIDGSIALIGIKVAAALIGTFLGVFICYCLMDPMANAMEQEMKKKLAFFECVRMVLVNHVAGKPSLLAVDAGRKMLPLDSKPTFATLDSWINKLMMAGA
- the lafU gene encoding putative lateral flagellar export/assembly protein LafU, with protein sequence MRSHARGGQTTIIKRSARKRHSGGHSGAWKVAFADFTLAMMALFMVLWIVGVVSEEERQEIVAQLNGQTIFSQQSFISIPSKSKSGGGKFSNSIDGKEQAKETKSNLAVEVPDPEQSLEDVVDKSRKEMEELSRIIMQITSAYDAQSNLQMEVVPQGLRILIQDDKQRDMFQRSSAVLTPFFGRLLAELAPAFNEMDNKIIITGHTDASRYRDQVMYNNWNLSGERALMAHKALVKGGLTEGRVLQINAMADQMLLDPAEPLAAKNRRIEIMVLTKTASDTLYQFFGNHGENVVKPAAKKAG